The Candidatus Methylacidiphilales bacterium genome includes the window CCTGCGCAGGCCGGCATGGACGAAGTGGTGTTGGACCTGGCCAGGCGATGGGGAGCCGATGCCATCCGCGATTCGGATGGAACCGTCCTTTCGGACTCGATCACCAACCTCGGGTATGAAATCTATTCAACTCTGTGCCTGATCCGGGCCGACCAGACTTGGAACAACGCACACCCAGAGGACCACCAACAGAAATATCTTTTTTCCACGCCGCAGGTGGCTCGCGACACCACCATCCAGATCGACATCCTCGCCCGGTATTCCCCGCAACAATACCGGATCGATGAAATCAATGACTGCAAAAAGTATTGGGAGGTGATCAACCGGACCACCGGCCAAGTCATTCCGGTCTCCAATTGGGAATATGCCAATGGCATCGTCACCGTTCGCCACTGCGCCAAGTGGAATGTTTACAGCGTCAACTTCCTCGTCTTCCAGATCTGGGAAACGACCTCGATGTACAACCACCTCACCAACAACTGGGGTGACAAACCGCACCAATCCGGGGTGGACCCCCGCAAGAAGGCGACGCGCGAGCACCTCGCCCGATTTCTTGATAAATGGCTCGAAACCCACCCCGGCACGGACTACGTGCGGTTCACCTCGATGGCCTACCAGTTCCCCATCATCACCAATCCCTCGCATGAGACGCTCTATCAGGATTGGTATGGCTACCTTGATTGCATGAGCGCCCAAGCGCTGGATGAATTCGAGGCGAAGAAGGGCTACCGTCTGCGTCCGAACGACATTGTCGACAACGGGTACTTTTGCTCCACCGACCGCGTGCCGAGCAGAGCTTATCTCGATTGGATCGAGTTCATCCACGAGTTCATGGTCGATTGGTCGAGGCAGTGCGTCCAACAGGTCCACAAGGCCGGTAAAAAGGCGGTGTTGTTCTACTGTGACCACTGGATCGGCACGGAACCCTACAAGCCGAAATTCCAGCAGATCGGCTTTGATGGCATCATCGGCCCCTGCATCAACGGCCGCGAAGTCCGCCGCATCGCCGATGTGCCGGGCGAGTTGGTCAAGGAGTTGCGCCTCTATCCCTATTTCTTTGCGGTCGACCTGCTCAACCGCCCAACTTTCCAAGAAGGCGGCAACCCGGTGGCGGATTGCAAGAAATACTGGATGTGGATCCGCCGGGCCATGCTGCGCAAACTGGTCCATCGCATCGGCTATGGCGGTTATCTGGACTTGGCGGTCAAATTCCCGGACTTCATCGACTACATCGAATACCAGACCAAGGAGTTTTACGGGATCTGCGAGCACTCCGATTTCACCCCGGTGGAGAACGCCCCGTTCAAGGTGGCGATCCTAAATGCCTGGGGACGGGATCGTTCCTGGGGTTACGACCAATCCTGGCCGGAGGGCGCGATCACGGAGTCGCTCTCGGGACAGCCTTTTGACCTAGTGTGGATCAACTTTGACGACATACGCAATGGCATTCCCGCGGATGTTGGCGTGATCATCAACCTCGGCCACGCGGGCACCTCATGGAGCGGGGGCGAGAATTGGAAGGACCCGCGCGTGGTCGCGGAAATACGCGCGTTTGTCGACCAAGGCGGCGGCTTCTTGGGAGTCCTTGATCCTACGGCGGCGGATAACGGCGGTGCTTTTTACCAGTTGTGGGATGTCCTCGGCGTGCAGAAAGAATACGGCCTCTCCAACGACACAAAAAAAGTGATCTCCACGGAGGAGAGGAAAGGGCATTTCATCTTGGCCGATTCCAACAGCGCCGCACCGGACCTGGGCAAGCATGTGCAGCGGATTTATCCCAGCGTGGAGACGGCATCCATTGTGGCCAAAGATCACGAGGGCAGCATCACCATTGCAGCTAACAATTACGGGAAGGGTCGCGGAGTGTACCTGGCCGGATTCAAGCTCGGTGCGGAACAAAGCCGCCTTCTGCAGCGTGCGATCTGGTTCGCCTCAGGCCGGGAGGACCAGATGACCCGGCGCTGGTTCTCCACCAACCCGCACACCGAAATCGCCGCCTACCCACAGACCCGGAAATACATCGTCATCAACAATGCCAACGATCCACAAACCACGGAGATCACCGACGGGGAAGGCCGGAAGCACACCGTTCAACTCGCGGCCAACGCTTCCCAATGGTTTGATTTCTCCGGGAACGCGATTCAACCGACAACTTAAGGCACGATGCCCATGACAACTTTTCAGTGGAACGAACATCCGCACCGGCGTTTCAATCCCTTGCGCGGAGAATGGATTCTGGTTTCCCCCCACCGCACCAAACGCCCCTGGCTGGGCCAGGTGGAAAAAGTTGCGCCGGACGAACGTCCGCAGCACGACCCGAAATGCTATCTGTGTCCCGGAAACAAGCGCTCGGGTGAACTGGTGAATCCCAGCTACGATTCCACCTTCGTCTTCGTGAATGACTTTTCGGCCTTGTTGCCCGATACACTCGGGGCCGGAAGTGCAACGGATGACCTCCTGCGTGCCGATCCGGTCAGGGGTGAGTGCCGTGTCATCTGCTTTTCCCCGCGACACGACCTCACGGTGGCCGAAATGAGCGCGCCGGACATCCGCAAGGTTGTTGATGTATGGGCGGAACAGACCGCCGAATTGGGCGGACGTTACCGCTGGGTCCAAGTGTTCGAGAACAAAGGTGCGGTGATGGGATGCTCCAACCCCCATCCGCACGGGCAAATATGGGCAGGCAACTTCCTGCCCAACGAAATCGCCATTGAGGACCGTGAACAGAAGAAATACCGGGACGAACGCGGCTCGGTTTTATTACTGGATTACGTCAAACGCGAGCTGGCAGATACGTCCCGTGTGGTCGTGAGCAACGATCACTGGGTCGCGGTGGTTCCCTATTGGGCGCTCTGGCCTTATGAAATCCTCCTGCTGCCGAAGCGCCACGTTCTCCGCCTGCCGGACCTGACGGATGCGGAACGCGCCAGCCTGGCCGAGGTGCTCCAGGCACTGCTCATCCGTTATGACAACCTGTTCGAGACGTCATTTCCCTACTCGATGGGCTGGCACGGCGCACCCAATGAAGCAGGGGATAAGGGACACTGGCAGTTGCACGCGCACTTCTATCCACCCCTGCTGCGCTCGGCCACGGTCAAGAAATTCATGGTCGGATACGAAATGCTCGCTGAAGCCCAGCGTGACCTGACCGCTGAACAGGCGGCCCAGCGTTTACGCGACCTTCCTCCCATCCATTACCGGCACAAATAATCTATCCAGAGGAATCTCATGAAAGTATTGGTCACAGGCGGGGCGGGATATGTCGGCAGCACGGCCACGGCGGAACTCATCCAAGCCGGTCACGATGTCGTGGTGTTCGACAACTTGAGCCAGGGCCACCGGTCGTCGGTCCATCCGAAGGCGGCGTTCGTGCATGGCGATCTGGCCAACATCGGCGCCGTGGAACAGGTCTTCGCGGAACACCGCCCGGAGGCGGTGATGCACTTTGCCGCCCGCAGTCTGGTGGGCGAATCCATGCACAAGCCATTCCTGTATCTCGGCGAGAACATCACCAACGCGCTCAACCTCCTGCAAGTGACGGCTGACCGGGGGGTGAAGCGTTTCATCTTCTCCTCCACGGCCAATCTGTTCGACAACCCGGCCAAAATCCCGATCGATGAATCGGCCCAGATCATTCCGGGAAGCCCCTACGGGGAATCCAAATTCATCATCGAGCGCATGCTCTACTGGCTGGAGAAGACCCACGACCTCCATTACGCGTGCCTGCGCTATTTCAATGCCGCCGGTGGCACACCCGAACGCGGCGAGGATCACGACCCCGAAACGCACTTGATACCCATCATCCTCCAGGTCGCGCTCGGACAGCGCACACATGTCACGGTCTTCGGCAACGATTACGCCACGCCCGATGGAACCTGTGTGCGCGATTACGTCCATGTGGCGGACCTCGCACAGGCCCATATCCTTGCGCTGGAGGCACTGGATTCGGGCAGCCGGATTTACAACCTGGGCAATGGTTTGGGATTCTCGGTCAAGGCCGTCATTGATGCCGCGCGAGCCATCACTGGACACCCGATTCCCGTGCAAATGGGCCAGCGTCGCCCGGGAGATGTGGCGACTTTGGTTGCCGGCAGCGACAAAATCCGGCGCGAGCTGGGCTGGACACCGCGCTATGCCGATTTGAACACGATTGTCCGGAGCGCCTGGGACTGGCACCGCACTCATCCCCATGGTTATGAGGATTGACCCCGTGCGACAAGGGTCGCTTCTTGGCAGGAGAAGCCGCCCCTGGCTGGCCGCTCTCCTTTTCGCGCTGCCGGGTGTGGGGACTGTTCTTGCCGTGGAGCCAGGGGTTAAGACCGATGTCCGAGTGTCCGGCGACGCCACCCGGACGGGGGATTCCGCAGGATGGACGTCCCTCCGCCTTGACAAGCCCTCGGGCCTAGCCCAGGTGGCTTTTTTTTACCAGAAGGGACCGGGCGCACTGAATCTGTCTGCCTTCCGCGAT containing:
- the galE gene encoding UDP-glucose 4-epimerase GalE, which gives rise to MKVLVTGGAGYVGSTATAELIQAGHDVVVFDNLSQGHRSSVHPKAAFVHGDLANIGAVEQVFAEHRPEAVMHFAARSLVGESMHKPFLYLGENITNALNLLQVTADRGVKRFIFSSTANLFDNPAKIPIDESAQIIPGSPYGESKFIIERMLYWLEKTHDLHYACLRYFNAAGGTPERGEDHDPETHLIPIILQVALGQRTHVTVFGNDYATPDGTCVRDYVHVADLAQAHILALEALDSGSRIYNLGNGLGFSVKAVIDAARAITGHPIPVQMGQRRPGDVATLVAGSDKIRRELGWTPRYADLNTIVRSAWDWHRTHPHGYED
- a CDS encoding UDP-glucose--hexose-1-phosphate uridylyltransferase is translated as MTTFQWNEHPHRRFNPLRGEWILVSPHRTKRPWLGQVEKVAPDERPQHDPKCYLCPGNKRSGELVNPSYDSTFVFVNDFSALLPDTLGAGSATDDLLRADPVRGECRVICFSPRHDLTVAEMSAPDIRKVVDVWAEQTAELGGRYRWVQVFENKGAVMGCSNPHPHGQIWAGNFLPNEIAIEDREQKKYRDERGSVLLLDYVKRELADTSRVVVSNDHWVAVVPYWALWPYEILLLPKRHVLRLPDLTDAERASLAEVLQALLIRYDNLFETSFPYSMGWHGAPNEAGDKGHWQLHAHFYPPLLRSATVKKFMVGYEMLAEAQRDLTAEQAAQRLRDLPPIHYRHK
- the gnpA gene encoding 1,3-beta-galactosyl-N-acetylhexosamine phosphorylase gives rise to the protein MADKKNERKGGFTLPAQAGMDEVVLDLARRWGADAIRDSDGTVLSDSITNLGYEIYSTLCLIRADQTWNNAHPEDHQQKYLFSTPQVARDTTIQIDILARYSPQQYRIDEINDCKKYWEVINRTTGQVIPVSNWEYANGIVTVRHCAKWNVYSVNFLVFQIWETTSMYNHLTNNWGDKPHQSGVDPRKKATREHLARFLDKWLETHPGTDYVRFTSMAYQFPIITNPSHETLYQDWYGYLDCMSAQALDEFEAKKGYRLRPNDIVDNGYFCSTDRVPSRAYLDWIEFIHEFMVDWSRQCVQQVHKAGKKAVLFYCDHWIGTEPYKPKFQQIGFDGIIGPCINGREVRRIADVPGELVKELRLYPYFFAVDLLNRPTFQEGGNPVADCKKYWMWIRRAMLRKLVHRIGYGGYLDLAVKFPDFIDYIEYQTKEFYGICEHSDFTPVENAPFKVAILNAWGRDRSWGYDQSWPEGAITESLSGQPFDLVWINFDDIRNGIPADVGVIINLGHAGTSWSGGENWKDPRVVAEIRAFVDQGGGFLGVLDPTAADNGGAFYQLWDVLGVQKEYGLSNDTKKVISTEERKGHFILADSNSAAPDLGKHVQRIYPSVETASIVAKDHEGSITIAANNYGKGRGVYLAGFKLGAEQSRLLQRAIWFASGREDQMTRRWFSTNPHTEIAAYPQTRKYIVINNANDPQTTEITDGEGRKHTVQLAANASQWFDFSGNAIQPTT